DNA sequence from the Alkalilimnicola ehrlichii MLHE-1 genome:
GCGCCTTGGGCACGGATCGGCTGGATCTGGATCTCCCAGTCGGCGAGGGTGACACTGTTGGATATCCGGAGCATGGCGGGTGATCGCTCAGAGCCAGAATCGGCCACCGGCGCCCACGGCGACCGTGACCAGGCCGAGCGCTAGGTTGAAGGCCACCGTGCTGCGGATGGTGGCCAGGTCCTTGGCCCCCGCGCTCCAGTCCTCCTGGGCCACCGCCCGCCGGAACCGCTGCCAGGGACGGAAAAACAGGTAGGCGAACACGCCGGTCATCACCAGGCCAAGCACGTGCATCAGGTGGATGTGCATGCCCGATCCGGCGAAGCCGCCGAACACCCCGAAGAGCAGGTAATAACCGGTCGCGAGCAGCACCAGGATCGAGGCCCAGACCAGCGGGAAGAAACGGGCGAAGACACCACGCCAGAGCGTCTGCCGGGCCGGCCCCTCCAACGTCTCGGCCGCCACCGGGCGCAGAATGCCCCA
Encoded proteins:
- a CDS encoding CopD family protein, giving the protein MPYVSTALALHALAAVLWVGGMAFAWGILRPVAAETLEGPARQTLWRGVFARFFPLVWASILVLLATGYYLLFGVFGGFAGSGMHIHLMHVLGLVMTGVFAYLFFRPWQRFRRAVAQEDWSAGAKDLATIRSTVAFNLALGLVTVAVGAGGRFWL